The Desulfobulbus propionicus DSM 2032 DNA segment ACAGTGCCGAAGGCGGTCGACCAGGGTGGCACGCCGGATCAATTTCCGCTCACCCATCGATGCAAGCCGCGAGGCGACCAGCTGCGCCGACCCCAGCATGGCCTCCAGCGCCGGATACGCATAAAAGGCTTGATTGGACCAGAGCCGTCGCGGGGCAAGCGCCTCAACGGCACGGGACAGCATGTAGCCGGCGATGCGGAGCACGTCGCTGGCGTCCGGCGCAAAGAGGGAGGCGTCCAGCTGCGCCAGCCGCGCGACAAGGGTGCGGCCACGATCGCGGGCCTCTTCCGGTGAGGCGACGATGCCGTCGCTGAGGTCATCGTCCGGATCGCCCAGCGGGCTGGTGGTCAAAATCGGCTGCAGGCCAGTGCGTGGATCCCGGCGCAGTGCCCGCACGATACGGACGGACTCGTGGTGTTCACCGGTGGCGACGACAAACACCGTGGATCGGGTCGTTGTCGGCGCGAGGCTGTCGAAATCGGTCGCGCATCGGACATGCGCACCTTCCGGCGGTTCCTGTCCAAGGCAGGAGGCAGGGGAAGAGACGATATAGATCAGTTCCATCGATTTTTTTCAGAAACCTTTTTTTGTTGCACAACGTGCTCCCACGCCTGTCGCGGATGCGCATGGCCGGAGAGGCGAAAGAGGCGGTTGCCGACGATGATAGGTGAGGAGAGGGCGGCCATTCAAGAAAAATAATTCCCGAATGATAAAATTTACCAAAAGTTGACTTAAGACTTGGAGTCGGCCGATACCATTTAATACCGGCCGCCTCATGCCCGATCCCCCCGGATGCACGGAAAAATCCCTTGAAAAAGTTGCGTTTCTATACTTTAGACAGAAAGGAAAACCAAGGGCTTGCGTGTGACTCCGCAAGGCCGATCACGACAACCATCACGCTGTTGGGGGGCATCCATGCGGGAAGACATGCACCATGTGTTGCGGCGGATCGCCGGCGGAACGGGCAAGATCACCATACTGACCGGAGCCGGAATCTCGGCCGAAAGCGGCATTCCCACCTTTCGTGGACCGGAAGGCTACTGGACGGTGGGTTCGCAGGTCTATCACCCCCAAGAGATGGCCACCTTCCACATGTTCTGCCAGATGCCCGACGAGGTGTGGAAATGGTACCTGTACCGCATGGGCGTGTGCGGCGCGGCCCAGCCCAACCCGGGACATCTAGCCCTGGTGGACATGGAGCGCCACTTCGGCGACCGCTTCACCCTCATCACCCAGAATGTCGACGGCCTCCATCTGCGTGCCGGCAATACCCTGGCCCGCACCTATCAGATCCACGGCAACGTCTTTTACATGCGCTGCTCGCTGGAATGCAGCGAGGCGGTGCATCCCATTCCGCCGGCGGTCAAGCCCAAAACCAAGGACCAGGATTTGACCGACAGTGACCGCGAGCTGCTGCGCTGCCCGCTGTGCGGTGCCCGGTCCCGGCCGCACATCCTCCTGTTCGACGAAAGCTATAACGAGCATCACTACCATTTCTACAGCTCGCTCAAGG contains these protein-coding regions:
- a CDS encoding SIR2 family NAD-dependent protein deacylase — protein: MREDMHHVLRRIAGGTGKITILTGAGISAESGIPTFRGPEGYWTVGSQVYHPQEMATFHMFCQMPDEVWKWYLYRMGVCGAAQPNPGHLALVDMERHFGDRFTLITQNVDGLHLRAGNTLARTYQIHGNVFYMRCSLECSEAVHPIPPAVKPKTKDQDLTDSDRELLRCPLCGARSRPHILLFDESYNEHHYHFYSSLKAAQQTELLIVVGTAGATNLPNQVAREVYQRDGVIIDINIETNPFAQLAEKSTCGFALQEPSASALPALFKVMTAA